In Serratia marcescens subsp. marcescens ATCC 13880, a single genomic region encodes these proteins:
- the yigL gene encoding sugar/pyridoxal phosphate phosphatase YigL, whose protein sequence is MYHVVASDLDGTLLSPDHTLSPYAKETLKLLTQRGVHFVFATGRHHIDVAQIRDSLEISAFMITSNGARVHNTAGELIFSHNLDGDIARDLYGMLHDDPDITTNVYRNDDWFTNRESPEQEEFFQESVFKYQLFEPGLLETDGVCKVYFTCEDHERLLQVEDAINARWGDRVNVSFSFPTCLEVMAGGVSKGHALEEVAKIIGYTLQECIAFGDGMNDLEMLSMAGKGCIMRDAHQRLKDMLPELEVIGSNVDNAVPHYLRKMFL, encoded by the coding sequence ATGTATCACGTCGTCGCTTCCGATTTAGATGGCACGCTGCTGTCTCCCGACCATACCCTGTCGCCGTACGCTAAAGAAACGCTGAAGTTGCTGACTCAGCGCGGCGTGCATTTCGTGTTCGCTACCGGCCGCCACCATATCGACGTGGCGCAGATCCGCGACAGCCTGGAGATCAGCGCCTTTATGATCACTTCCAACGGCGCACGGGTGCACAACACCGCCGGCGAACTGATTTTCAGCCACAACCTGGACGGAGATATCGCCCGCGATCTGTACGGCATGCTGCACGACGATCCGGATATCACCACCAACGTCTACCGTAACGACGATTGGTTTACCAACCGCGAAAGCCCGGAGCAGGAAGAGTTCTTCCAGGAATCGGTGTTCAAATATCAGCTGTTTGAGCCGGGCCTGCTGGAAACTGACGGCGTCTGCAAGGTTTACTTCACCTGTGAAGATCACGAGCGGTTGCTGCAGGTGGAAGACGCCATCAACGCGCGCTGGGGCGATCGGGTCAACGTCAGCTTCTCGTTCCCGACCTGCCTGGAAGTGATGGCGGGCGGCGTGTCGAAAGGGCATGCGCTGGAAGAAGTGGCCAAGATCATCGGCTATACGCTGCAAGAGTGCATCGCTTTTGGCGACGGCATGAACGATCTGGAGATGTTGTCGATGGCCGGCAAGGGCTGCATCATGCGCGACGCGCATCAGCGCCTGAAGGACATGCTGCCGGAGCTGGAAGTGATCGGCTCC